In the Leptospira barantonii genome, TCATCGACGAACTCGGAATCGCCAAAGGGACGTTTTACCATCACTTCAACTCAAAAGAAGAATTGCTGATGGAGCTGATCAAAACGCTTTCCGACGAACTTACTCGGAATCTTCTCGAATCGGTAGCGGCGCGAAAACCGAAAAACACATTAGATAAATTGAAACTGATTCACGAACTTCATTTCGATTGGGTTCAACAAAATCCGGAAATGATATTCTTCTTTTTAAAGGCGATTTATCTCCCCGAAAACCTGATCCTCAAATCGAATCTGGAAAAGGAAATGATCAAAAGGGACATCGCTTTTCTTTCCGATCTGATTCGGGAAGGACAACAGGACGGATCATTCTCGAATCAGATGCCTCCCGTATTTTTAGCGGAAATGATCGTGGCGATGGGCAACGTTCAAAACGAAAAGTTCGCGCTTTACATGTTGGGATTGAACGATACCGATCCGGATCTGATTTTCGAAAACGAAAAAAATTCACACGACCTATTCTCATCCATACTCGGGATCAAAGTGCCGATCGAATTTCCGTTTCCAAAAGAGGAAATGATCGCCGCCGCGGAAAACCTTCGGAAGTTTTCCCGAGAATTTGAAAAACAACAATCGAATAAAAACAACGCGAAACGGAATCCTCTAAAGTCTTCAAACTCTAAAGGAGGAAAGGCAAAATAGAAATTCATTTTGGAATTTATTTTTTGACCGATTTGTTATGTGTTTTTTTTCATTCATTCCCGTTCCCACCTTCGTTATGTCGTCCGGAATCTCGCGTTATATAGATTCTCAGATTGAAATCAAAAAGGAAAGAATGCTTTCGATCCGTGCGTGGATCATAGAATGTTTTCCCGAAATTCTGGAATCGATGGACCAGAAAATTCCCACGTATCATCTGAACGAAAACTGGATCGCGTTCGGCGCCCACAAGAATTCGATCTCGATTCATATCTGCAAATCGGTTCCGTTGACCGAAATAAGAAAGAAATTTCCAAGCCTTATCGATTCCAAATTCCGTTTTACGATTCGAGACGAAGACCCGATTCCTTGGAAGGAAATTCAAAGTTCGATCCGATCCGTTCTAAAATCTAAAACGAAGTCCTTAAACGGAAAGGGAAGAATGCCGATTCAAAGAAATTCTCCCTCTAAAAAAAGCGCTTTGAGACAAAATACTCGTTCGTTTAAAAACTAGGCCGAGGGTCAATTTTTCGCCGGCGAATGACGGTTCCGTTTGAATCCTCTTGACCCCGGGAAAAAGTAGGAAAACCTGCTTTTTAACGGCCATGAAAAAGCAAATAGGCGATCGCTACGAACCGAAAGAAGTCGAGAGTAAATGGATTTCACTCTGGGAAGAAAAGAAGTCCTTTGTACCGGATCCGAATTCGAAAGAATCTTTCTCCATAGTCATCCCTCCTCCCAACGTTACGGGATCGTTGCATATCGGTCACGCTCTCAATCATACGATTCAGGATATTCTCGTTCGAATCGAACGTAAAAAAGGTAAGTCCACTCTTTGGCTTCCCGGTATGGATCACGCGGGTATCGCCACTCAGATGGTGGTTGAAAGAGAACTCGCCAAAGAAGGAAAAAAGAGAACCGATTTTACGAGAGAAGAATTCGTAAACAAGGTCTGGGAATGGAAAGATCATTCCGGCGGCATGATCACACGCCAACAAAAACTTTTGGGAGAATCCGTAGATTGGTCCAGAGAAAGATTCACGTTCGACGAAGGTCTTTCCAAAGCGGTATTCAAAGTTTTTAAATCCCTTTACGACGAAGGTTTGATCTATCGCGGTGAAAGAATCATCAACTGGTGTCCCGCGTCTCAAACGGCGATCTCCGATCTCGAAGTGGAGTTCAGAGAAACCAAAGGCAAACTCTATCATATCAAATATCCGATTCACGGCAAACCGAATCAGTTCTTAGTCGTGGCGACTACAAGACCCGAAACCATGCTCGGCGACGTCGCGGTTTGTGCGAATCCGGAAGATACACGTTATGCGTCCTTTAAGGATGTGATGTTGGATCTTCCGTTGACGAACAGACAGATTCCTCTGTTGTTCGATTCTTTCGTCGATAAGGAATTCGGTTCCGGTCTTGTTAAGATCACTCCGGCTCACGACGCGAACGACTTCGAGGCGGGTCAAAGACTCGGGCTCAAACCTTTGCTCGTAATGAACCCCGATGGAACGATGAACGAAAACGCGGGCGCTTACAAGGGTCTTGATCGTTTCGACGCCCGCAAAAAGGTAGTGGCCGATCTGGAAGCGAAAGGTCTGATCGAAAAAATCGAAGACCACATGCACGCGGTCGGTCATAACTCGAGAGGTGGTGCGGTGATCGAACCGTATCTTTCGACTCAATGGTTTGTAAAGATCAGACCTCTTGCCGATCTTGCGGTACAAGCGGTTCAAACCGGTCAGGTTGAATTCGTCCCGAGAATGTGGGAAAAAACTTTTTTCGAATGGATGAACAACATTCGAGATTGGTGTATCTCCAGACAACTTTGGTGGGGCCATAGAATTCCCGCATATCATTGTAAAACTTGTAAACACATCGAGGTTTCCGAAACTCCCGTGACCGTTTGTCCTTCCTGCGGTTCCAAAGAAGTGGAACCCGATCCGGACGTGCTCGACACTTGGTTTTCTTCACAGCTCTGGCCTTTTTCCACGATGGGTTGGCCGGATCAAACGGAAGACTTAAAAAAATACTACCCTACTTCCGTTCTCGTGACCGGCTTCGACATCATCTTCTTCTGGGTTTCCAGAATGATCATGATGGGAATGAAGTTCATGCAAGCTCCACCATTTCATAAAGTACTCATACACGGTTTGGTGAGAGACAAGGACGGAAAAAAATTCTCCAAGTCCGTGGGGAACGTGATCGATCCTCTTGTGATGATGGAAAAATACGGAACGGATTCCTTTCGATTCTTCCTAGCGGCTACGCTTCCGGAAGGAAAGGACATTCTTTTCGACGAATCGCGGTTAGACGGTTATCGTTCTTTCTGCAATAAGATCTGGAACTCTTCCCGATTCATTCTTATGAACCTGGAAGAATCTTTTACGCCGACGGGAATCACTCCCGAAATCCAAAAAGATCTCGAACCTATGGATCAGTGGATTCTTTCCAGATTCAATCATTGCTTGGAAGAATACGACAAGGCGCATTCTAAATTCCATTTTTATGAAATGGCCGCGGCGATCTACGAATTCGTTTGGGGAGATTTCTGCGATTGGTATATAGAACTCGTGAAACCGAGAGCGTATGGAAAAGTTTCTCCTCGCTCCGCAGAAGTCGCAAAACAGGTTCTCGCGGACGTGCTCACTCGTGCATTAGGACTTTTGCATCCTTTTATGCCGTTCTTAACCGAAGAAGTTCACTCGGTATTTTCGGATCAATTCATCGCGACAACTCCGTATCCTTCCGCGTATCCGATCGCAAACGACGCGTTAGGCGTTCAGAAGTTGAATCTTCTTCAGGAGATCGTGACAAAAATCCGCGTTATGCGCTCCGAAAACGGAGTTACTCCCGATAAGAAGTGTAAGGCGATCGTAAAATCGGGAGACGATCTTGCAATCTCTTCGATCCGCGAAAACGAAGTTTCTCTTTTACAACTCGCTCGTCTCGAATCGATTCGAATCGAAGAATCTTATGAGATTCAAAAGACGGATTCGGTTTCCCACTTCGCAAAGGGAGAAATCATTCTTCCTCTCGAAGGATTGATCGACGTGGAAAAAGAAAAAGCGCGTCTTGAAAAGGAACTTCAAAAATCCGAAGTCGAAAAGGAAAAACTCGAAGCGAAACTCGCTAACCCGGGTTTTCTTTCGAAAGCCGCTCCCGACGTGGTCGAGAAAGAAAGGGAAAAACTAAAGACTCTCGCAGACAAAGTGGAAGTTCTCAAAAAGGGGATTCAAAATCTTGCAAGCTAAGTTGAAAGTCCTTTTGATCGGTTCCGGCGGAAGAGAAAGCGCAATCGCGTTTCATCTTCGTAATTCAACATTGTTAAGCGAATTGAAGGTTTTTCCGGGAAACGGAGGTTTTCCGGACTCGGAGATTCTTCCCGCGAATTCGTTTAACGTTTTGGACAAACAATCGGTTCAATCGTATCTGAAACAAAATCCTTTCGACTTTATCGTGGTGGGACCGGAAGATCCTTTGGTCGCCGGTTTTGCGGATTGGGCTTCCGAGCTTAAAATCCCCACGTTCGGTCCTGATTCCTATTGCGCTCAAGTGGAAGGTTCCAAGGATTTCGCAAAATCCCTGATGGTGGAAGCGAACGTCCCCACCGCAGAGTATAAAACATTTACGGAATATTCTTCTTCCTTAAAATACCTGGAATCCAAGTCGATTCCGATCGTAATCAAAGCCGACGGTTTGGCCGCGGGCAAAGGTGTGACCGTAGCAACCACCAAAGAAATGGCGGTTAACGCGCTCAAAGAAATCTTCGAGGACAAAAAATTCGGAGAAAGCGGCAATCAAGTGGTCATCGAAGAATTTATGGACGGACAAGAAGCGTCCATCTTCGCAGTTTCGGACGGAGATTCTTACTTTCTTCTACCCGCCGCACAGGATCACAAAAGAGCCTTCGACGGAGATCAAGGACCGAACACCGGAGGAATGGGAGCGTATTGTCCCGCACCGGTAGTCACCGAAACTATATTAGAAAAAGTGAAAGAACGCGTATTCGATCGTATGTTCGAGACTTTCCGCAAAAAAGGGCATCCTTATCGAGGACTTCTTTACGCGGGTTTGATGATTTCTTCGGACGGAGAACCGAGAGTTGTTGAGTTTAACTGCAGATTCGGAGATCCCGAAACACAATGTGTATTAGCTATGTTCGACGGAGATCTATTAGAACTTCTTTATACAGCTTCCACGGGTAAAATCAAAAACGTCAAAGCGGCCGTAAAAAGCGGCGCGGCAACGGTAGTGGTGCTCGCCGCGCAAGGATATCCCGATTCTTACGAAAAAAATATTCCGTTAAATCTTCCGGAAACGCCTGGTCAAAACGTTTATCTTTTTCATGCGGGAACGTTAAAAAAAGATGGAAAAGTTTTTTCATCCGGGGGGAGAATTCTCGGAGTAGTAGCTCAAGGAACCGATCTAAAGAGTTCGGTAAACCAGGCTTATTCCTTCCTGGAAAAAATCCAGGCTCCCAAAACGTTTTATAGAAAAGACATCGGACACAGAGCCCTTTAACCTATGCCATTTTTGATTTCTGGAAA is a window encoding:
- a CDS encoding valine--tRNA ligase: MKKQIGDRYEPKEVESKWISLWEEKKSFVPDPNSKESFSIVIPPPNVTGSLHIGHALNHTIQDILVRIERKKGKSTLWLPGMDHAGIATQMVVERELAKEGKKRTDFTREEFVNKVWEWKDHSGGMITRQQKLLGESVDWSRERFTFDEGLSKAVFKVFKSLYDEGLIYRGERIINWCPASQTAISDLEVEFRETKGKLYHIKYPIHGKPNQFLVVATTRPETMLGDVAVCANPEDTRYASFKDVMLDLPLTNRQIPLLFDSFVDKEFGSGLVKITPAHDANDFEAGQRLGLKPLLVMNPDGTMNENAGAYKGLDRFDARKKVVADLEAKGLIEKIEDHMHAVGHNSRGGAVIEPYLSTQWFVKIRPLADLAVQAVQTGQVEFVPRMWEKTFFEWMNNIRDWCISRQLWWGHRIPAYHCKTCKHIEVSETPVTVCPSCGSKEVEPDPDVLDTWFSSQLWPFSTMGWPDQTEDLKKYYPTSVLVTGFDIIFFWVSRMIMMGMKFMQAPPFHKVLIHGLVRDKDGKKFSKSVGNVIDPLVMMEKYGTDSFRFFLAATLPEGKDILFDESRLDGYRSFCNKIWNSSRFILMNLEESFTPTGITPEIQKDLEPMDQWILSRFNHCLEEYDKAHSKFHFYEMAAAIYEFVWGDFCDWYIELVKPRAYGKVSPRSAEVAKQVLADVLTRALGLLHPFMPFLTEEVHSVFSDQFIATTPYPSAYPIANDALGVQKLNLLQEIVTKIRVMRSENGVTPDKKCKAIVKSGDDLAISSIRENEVSLLQLARLESIRIEESYEIQKTDSVSHFAKGEIILPLEGLIDVEKEKARLEKELQKSEVEKEKLEAKLANPGFLSKAAPDVVEKEREKLKTLADKVEVLKKGIQNLAS
- a CDS encoding TetR/AcrR family transcriptional regulator, whose amino-acid sequence is MEKQNLNKQKGKERKEDILGCAKNFFFTKGYESTSIHDIIDELGIAKGTFYHHFNSKEELLMELIKTLSDELTRNLLESVAARKPKNTLDKLKLIHELHFDWVQQNPEMIFFFLKAIYLPENLILKSNLEKEMIKRDIAFLSDLIREGQQDGSFSNQMPPVFLAEMIVAMGNVQNEKFALYMLGLNDTDPDLIFENEKNSHDLFSSILGIKVPIEFPFPKEEMIAAAENLRKFSREFEKQQSNKNNAKRNPLKSSNSKGGKAK
- a CDS encoding DUF1801 domain-containing protein; this encodes MCFFSFIPVPTFVMSSGISRYIDSQIEIKKERMLSIRAWIIECFPEILESMDQKIPTYHLNENWIAFGAHKNSISIHICKSVPLTEIRKKFPSLIDSKFRFTIRDEDPIPWKEIQSSIRSVLKSKTKSLNGKGRMPIQRNSPSKKSALRQNTRSFKN
- the purD gene encoding phosphoribosylamine--glycine ligase, with the protein product MQAKLKVLLIGSGGRESAIAFHLRNSTLLSELKVFPGNGGFPDSEILPANSFNVLDKQSVQSYLKQNPFDFIVVGPEDPLVAGFADWASELKIPTFGPDSYCAQVEGSKDFAKSLMVEANVPTAEYKTFTEYSSSLKYLESKSIPIVIKADGLAAGKGVTVATTKEMAVNALKEIFEDKKFGESGNQVVIEEFMDGQEASIFAVSDGDSYFLLPAAQDHKRAFDGDQGPNTGGMGAYCPAPVVTETILEKVKERVFDRMFETFRKKGHPYRGLLYAGLMISSDGEPRVVEFNCRFGDPETQCVLAMFDGDLLELLYTASTGKIKNVKAAVKSGAATVVVLAAQGYPDSYEKNIPLNLPETPGQNVYLFHAGTLKKDGKVFSSGGRILGVVAQGTDLKSSVNQAYSFLEKIQAPKTFYRKDIGHRAL